From Pseudobdellovibrio exovorus JSS, a single genomic window includes:
- a CDS encoding VC0807 family protein, whose product MQKQENSFVHILFNILIPVLILNKGHKYGLNAQLSLVIALSFPLFFTLKSLIQARKIDFISLLGLLNVLISGIFTLMTLEGLWFAVKEAAFPLLIGFFVLGSSFTKNPFFQSLFLNPSTFDLQKIDQQLDSEAKKIDFHILMKHLTRWLSLSFLLSAFLNFVLAVRIFTPLPTALTETQKQELLNEQLSQMTLYSLVVILVPSMIFLGVLLFYSFKKIHGLTGLSADDLLLKKS is encoded by the coding sequence ATGCAAAAACAAGAAAACAGCTTCGTCCACATCCTGTTTAACATCTTAATTCCAGTGCTCATCCTCAACAAAGGACACAAGTACGGCCTTAATGCCCAGCTATCTTTAGTTATAGCCCTTAGCTTCCCGTTATTTTTCACCTTAAAATCACTTATTCAAGCGCGTAAAATTGATTTCATATCCCTACTCGGCCTTCTTAACGTGTTAATTTCAGGGATCTTCACTTTGATGACTTTAGAAGGACTTTGGTTTGCCGTAAAAGAGGCTGCATTTCCATTGCTGATCGGCTTCTTTGTCTTGGGTTCCAGCTTTACCAAGAATCCTTTCTTTCAAAGTTTGTTTTTAAATCCAAGTACATTTGACTTACAAAAAATTGATCAGCAATTAGACTCTGAAGCCAAGAAAATTGATTTTCATATTTTGATGAAACACCTGACTCGTTGGCTCTCTTTATCTTTCTTATTGAGTGCATTTCTGAATTTTGTTTTGGCTGTTCGTATTTTCACACCACTACCAACAGCTTTAACCGAGACACAAAAACAAGAGCTGCTTAACGAACAACTCAGCCAAATGACGCTTTACTCTTTAGTTGTGATCCTTGTCCCATCCATGATCTTCCTAGGCGTTCTACTTTTTTACTCTTTCAAAAAGATACATGGCTTAACTGGCCTCAGCGCCGATGACCTTTTACTTAAGAAAAGCTAG
- the mutM gene encoding bifunctional DNA-formamidopyrimidine glycosylase/DNA-(apurinic or apyrimidinic site) lyase: MPELPEVEIVCRNLREMIPVKTKIKNWEFYRKDLRYLIPKKDLQKLIGLPLQAISRRAKYILFEFQEFMLISHLGMTGSWRLERKGWDKRTHDHLAFELSGGRWFVYEDARRFGFVEVIRRDDYLKRFQNLGAEPLDRDVDFSGLTEKFSKLSAPIKCALMNQKLLVGVGNIYASEILFKVGVSPLRPCVQIKSQEYDKIWKETRMTLLRSIEKGGSTIENYRNSYGESGNYQNEFFVYGKEGESCHSNCGGKIRSIVQAGRSTYWCPVCQKK, from the coding sequence ATGCCAGAACTTCCTGAAGTTGAAATTGTGTGTCGCAATTTAAGAGAGATGATTCCTGTTAAAACGAAAATTAAGAACTGGGAATTTTATCGAAAAGATTTGCGATATCTTATTCCCAAAAAAGATCTGCAGAAGTTGATCGGGCTTCCTTTGCAGGCCATCAGTCGACGTGCAAAATATATTCTATTCGAGTTTCAAGAGTTTATGCTGATCTCGCATTTAGGTATGACGGGGTCATGGAGGCTAGAGCGTAAGGGATGGGACAAGCGGACCCATGATCATTTGGCTTTTGAGCTTTCGGGTGGCCGTTGGTTTGTTTATGAGGATGCCCGTCGGTTTGGTTTTGTTGAGGTTATCAGGAGGGATGACTATTTAAAGAGATTTCAAAACCTAGGGGCGGAGCCCTTGGATCGGGATGTGGATTTTTCTGGTTTGACGGAAAAATTTTCCAAATTAAGCGCGCCCATAAAGTGTGCACTGATGAATCAAAAGTTATTGGTTGGGGTTGGGAATATCTATGCTTCCGAGATTCTATTTAAAGTCGGGGTCAGTCCTTTGCGCCCATGTGTGCAAATTAAGTCACAGGAATACGATAAAATCTGGAAAGAAACGCGGATGACCTTATTGAGGTCGATTGAAAAGGGAGGTTCGACCATAGAAAACTATAGAAACAGCTATGGTGAATCGGGAAATTATCAAAATGAATTTTTTGTTTATGGTAAAGAGGGGGAATCTTGCCACAGTAATTGTGGGGGTAAAATTCGATCGATCGTCCAAGCGGGAAGATCGACTTATTGGTGTCCCGTTTGCCAAAAAAAGTAA
- a CDS encoding acyl-CoA dehydrogenase translates to METLLSYSGYFCQSDFLGLWILGSVVLLLFLGFFGLPLVVWAVVGLLLLFGFGAPVWLLTLYAAVMLVFLIKPIRTVLVSSIVMRVMKKLGVVPSISATERTALEAGVVWVEKDLFSGKPNFKNIMAEPYAKLTQEEQDFMNGPVEELCKLSDPWKIWKNREVPQDLWKFIREKGFLGMIIPKEYGGLGFSAMAHSEVVMKIASRSLPTSISVMVPNSLGPAELLIHYGTQKQKDHWLPRLAKGDEIPCFGLTEPLAGSDAGSITSSGVVFKGDDGKLYIKLNWKKRWITLAGISTVIGLAFRLRDPENLLGKGEDIGITCALIPSSAKGVDISRRHDPLTIPFHNCPTTGVDVVVPLEDAVVGGSGGCGQGWSMLMECLAAGRGISLPAQSTGGAKLAYRTASSHSLIRKQFGVSIGKFEGVEEPLARIGASTYALEAMRRFTLGALDKGIKPPVVTAMMKYQATEMGRRVVNDAMDIMGGAGISLGHRNLIAEGYVATPIGITVEGANIMTRTLIIFGQGALRCHPFAFDEVSALESGDTNKFDTAFWGHIGHVVSNACRSILLSLSRGYLACAPSGTHPKVRIHYRRLTWASATFAILADIAMGSLGGQLKMKEKITGRFADIFSNMYMSVCVLRRFKEDGQREEDLPYVQYFLKYSMAEIQKGFDGLFDNLKIPGLRWFFKGVLGAWSRINSIGSQATDGWSHLISNSMMYSKEQRDRLTDGIYWVAESTHGTATVQSRAQIDQTARLENAFVIVTQAENAERKIRSAIKSGAIPKKKGKASWDDALAKQIISQEEYRLLSEADQVRYDAILVDDYNETEYQNKIQA, encoded by the coding sequence GTGGAAACATTATTAAGTTATAGTGGCTATTTCTGCCAGTCAGATTTTCTAGGTCTTTGGATCTTGGGATCTGTCGTTTTGTTACTGTTTTTAGGTTTTTTCGGCTTACCGCTAGTCGTATGGGCTGTTGTTGGCCTTTTGCTATTATTCGGTTTTGGAGCGCCTGTTTGGTTGCTGACTCTCTATGCCGCTGTGATGCTGGTGTTCCTTATTAAGCCAATCCGTACCGTTTTGGTTTCTTCTATTGTAATGAGGGTGATGAAAAAGCTAGGGGTTGTGCCTAGTATTTCAGCAACAGAGCGTACCGCATTAGAGGCGGGTGTTGTTTGGGTTGAAAAAGATCTTTTCTCGGGTAAACCGAACTTCAAAAACATCATGGCTGAACCCTATGCGAAGTTAACTCAAGAAGAGCAAGACTTCATGAATGGCCCTGTTGAAGAGCTTTGTAAATTAAGTGATCCATGGAAAATCTGGAAGAACCGCGAGGTTCCTCAGGATCTATGGAAATTTATCCGTGAAAAAGGCTTCTTAGGAATGATCATTCCTAAAGAATACGGCGGATTAGGATTCTCGGCGATGGCTCACTCGGAAGTTGTGATGAAAATCGCCTCTCGTTCATTGCCAACATCTATTTCGGTTATGGTTCCGAACTCATTAGGGCCTGCTGAATTGTTGATTCACTATGGAACTCAAAAGCAAAAAGACCACTGGTTGCCTCGTTTGGCCAAAGGTGACGAAATTCCGTGTTTCGGTTTAACAGAGCCTTTAGCGGGATCTGATGCGGGTTCGATCACATCTTCGGGTGTGGTATTTAAAGGCGATGATGGCAAGTTATACATTAAATTGAATTGGAAAAAACGCTGGATTACTTTAGCGGGAATTTCGACTGTTATCGGTTTGGCTTTCCGCTTGCGCGATCCTGAAAACTTATTAGGTAAAGGCGAGGATATCGGTATTACGTGTGCGCTTATTCCTTCAAGTGCAAAAGGCGTGGATATTTCTCGTCGTCATGATCCATTGACGATTCCATTCCACAACTGTCCTACGACAGGTGTTGATGTCGTTGTTCCTCTTGAAGATGCTGTTGTCGGTGGTTCTGGCGGTTGCGGTCAAGGTTGGTCAATGTTGATGGAGTGTTTAGCTGCGGGTCGCGGTATTTCATTGCCGGCTCAATCTACTGGTGGCGCGAAGTTAGCTTACAGAACAGCATCATCTCACTCTCTTATCAGAAAACAATTTGGTGTGAGCATTGGTAAATTTGAAGGTGTTGAAGAGCCTTTAGCTCGTATCGGTGCTTCAACGTATGCATTGGAAGCTATGAGACGTTTCACATTAGGTGCTTTGGATAAAGGGATTAAGCCACCTGTTGTAACGGCAATGATGAAATATCAAGCCACAGAGATGGGCCGTCGTGTTGTGAATGATGCGATGGATATTATGGGTGGAGCAGGTATTTCTTTAGGTCATCGTAATTTAATTGCAGAGGGCTATGTTGCAACTCCAATTGGTATTACAGTTGAGGGTGCGAACATCATGACAAGAACTTTGATCATCTTTGGTCAAGGAGCTCTAAGATGTCATCCGTTTGCATTTGATGAAGTGAGCGCTTTGGAAAGTGGAGACACGAATAAATTCGATACAGCTTTCTGGGGCCATATCGGACACGTAGTGAGCAATGCTTGCCGTTCTATCTTGTTATCATTAAGCCGCGGTTACTTGGCATGTGCTCCATCAGGTACACATCCGAAAGTTCGTATTCACTACAGACGTTTGACATGGGCTTCTGCAACATTTGCTATCTTAGCTGATATTGCGATGGGCTCATTGGGTGGTCAGTTAAAAATGAAAGAGAAAATCACAGGGCGCTTTGCTGATATTTTCTCGAATATGTACATGTCGGTCTGTGTGTTAAGACGCTTTAAAGAAGATGGGCAACGTGAAGAAGATCTTCCTTATGTTCAGTACTTCTTGAAGTACTCAATGGCTGAAATCCAAAAAGGATTTGATGGTTTATTCGATAACTTGAAAATTCCAGGTTTAAGATGGTTCTTTAAAGGTGTCCTTGGGGCATGGTCGCGTATCAACTCTATTGGCTCACAAGCTACTGATGGTTGGTCGCATCTGATCTCGAATTCAATGATGTATTCAAAAGAGCAAAGAGATCGTTTAACAGATGGTATCTACTGGGTAGCTGAATCGACTCATGGTACAGCGACTGTTCAATCGCGAGCTCAAATTGATCAAACAGCTCGTTTAGAGAATGCCTTCGTAATTGTGACTCAAGCTGAGAATGCTGAAAGAAAAATTAGATCTGCGATCAAAAGTGGTGCTATTCCTAAGAAGAAAGGAAAAGCTTCATGGGATGATGCTTTGGCTAAACAGATCATTTCTCAAGAAGAGTACCGCCTGTTATCTGAGGCAGATCAGGTTCGTTATGATGCGATCTTAGTCGATGATTATAACGAAACAGAGTACCAAAATAAGATACAAGCATAA
- the sohB gene encoding protease SohB — protein sequence MEILQHILLFFSQALIIVVSVIAVLITIATLVAKAKAQKSFDIELLHEKYEDQTQALKQALLNESELKAEKKRLKKEEKQKKAEDEKSKNKVFVVDFLKGDIKASDADHLREEVSTILGVASAQDEVVVRVESPGGLVHGYGFAAAQLLRFRQANIPLTICIDKVAASGGYLMACTANKVISAPFALVGSIGVVAQVPNFNRLLKKHDVDYKEYTAGEFKRTVSLFGEITPQGEAKFKEQLEETHVLFKSFVSEYRPQMDIAKVATGEFWYGENAIKLGLVDEIRTSDDYLLSKVKTHQIIKVSFEPKPTLSDKLSGVLSKALTQVLAKLVEQNSIAKKI from the coding sequence ATGGAAATACTACAACACATCCTCTTATTTTTCTCTCAAGCTTTAATCATTGTGGTCTCTGTTATCGCGGTCTTGATTACAATTGCCACATTAGTCGCAAAAGCTAAGGCTCAGAAATCTTTCGACATCGAACTTCTTCACGAAAAATATGAAGATCAAACTCAAGCCTTAAAGCAAGCCCTGTTAAACGAGTCGGAACTTAAAGCCGAAAAGAAACGCCTTAAAAAAGAAGAAAAGCAAAAAAAAGCTGAAGACGAAAAATCAAAAAACAAAGTCTTTGTTGTCGACTTTCTAAAAGGTGATATCAAAGCTTCAGATGCGGACCATCTACGTGAAGAAGTTTCGACAATTTTAGGTGTTGCCTCAGCCCAAGACGAAGTTGTTGTTCGCGTAGAAAGCCCAGGCGGTTTGGTGCATGGATACGGATTTGCCGCAGCTCAACTTTTAAGATTCCGCCAAGCCAATATTCCTCTGACGATCTGTATTGATAAAGTCGCAGCTAGCGGCGGCTACCTTATGGCCTGCACAGCGAATAAAGTGATCTCAGCACCATTCGCATTAGTTGGCTCTATCGGCGTCGTGGCGCAAGTTCCAAATTTCAATCGTCTATTAAAAAAGCATGACGTGGACTACAAAGAATATACCGCTGGTGAATTCAAACGCACCGTCAGTCTATTCGGAGAAATCACCCCGCAAGGGGAAGCAAAGTTCAAGGAGCAGCTCGAAGAGACCCATGTTTTATTTAAGTCATTTGTTTCCGAGTATCGCCCACAAATGGATATCGCCAAAGTGGCAACTGGTGAGTTTTGGTATGGCGAAAATGCTATCAAGCTGGGTTTGGTAGATGAAATCCGTACGAGCGATGACTACCTACTTTCAAAAGTTAAAACACATCAAATTATCAAGGTCTCTTTTGAACCTAAACCAACTTTATCCGACAAATTGTCAGGCGTACTTTCCAAAGCGCTAACACAAGTTTTGGCTAAACTTGTTGAACAAAACAGCATTGCAAAAAAGATATGA
- a CDS encoding peptide ABC transporter substrate-binding protein, with amino-acid sequence MKKSIRVLSAAILLLTLSCTKKETAAPADGSAPAASTTTSSSLNNTELKIGISQEFENFNPLIATMLATTIMQKMVNRTLVTIDADGKWVPQLAKSIPTLENGGAKLVTVGGVKKIEATWEILDNAAWGDGTPVTCADFAFAVKVASAATVSIGEKEVYTQVEKITAPADNPKKCTFTYEKPKWDFYQLGTFYPLPKHIEEKVFNTYGTENGGYEKNSVYVKDPYNKGLYNGPYLMTDIQLGDHVTFAPNPTFYGEAPKIQKIIVKLIPNTGTMEANLRSGTIDMISTLGLALDQALAFEKKVKAENLPYNVLFQPSTTYEHIDLNLDHPALADIKVRKALNYSINRQELVQSLFEGKQPPAIHNITPKDPWYTDDPSKVVIYNYSPRDAEKLLDEAGWKRGSDGIRTKNGKRLSFTLMTTAGNKTRELVQVYLQNGWKQVGIEVNAKNEPARVFFGETTKKRLFDSMALFAWISSPENNPKSTFLSTNVPSAKNGYSGQNHMNWKNKKVDELLLALDAEFSHEKRVQLIHEILKYYTDEVPVLPLYYRSDVAVIPTQLKNYRLTGHQFPETNQVEKWTLE; translated from the coding sequence ATGAAAAAAAGTATCAGAGTCCTGTCGGCAGCGATCTTGCTTCTGACATTATCGTGCACGAAAAAAGAAACGGCAGCGCCGGCTGATGGCTCAGCACCTGCAGCCAGCACTACAACAAGCTCAAGCCTAAACAATACTGAATTAAAAATCGGTATTTCTCAGGAGTTTGAAAACTTCAATCCTTTAATCGCCACCATGTTAGCAACAACTATCATGCAAAAAATGGTTAACCGTACACTGGTGACTATCGATGCTGACGGAAAATGGGTTCCACAATTAGCAAAGTCTATCCCAACATTAGAAAATGGCGGCGCTAAGCTGGTCACAGTTGGTGGCGTTAAAAAAATTGAAGCTACTTGGGAAATCCTAGACAATGCCGCTTGGGGTGATGGCACACCAGTGACTTGCGCCGACTTTGCCTTCGCTGTGAAAGTAGCTTCAGCAGCTACTGTAAGTATCGGCGAAAAAGAAGTTTACACTCAGGTTGAAAAAATCACAGCTCCGGCTGACAACCCTAAGAAATGTACTTTTACATATGAAAAACCTAAATGGGATTTCTACCAACTAGGTACATTCTACCCTCTTCCAAAACATATCGAAGAAAAAGTTTTCAACACTTATGGTACTGAAAATGGTGGTTACGAGAAAAACTCTGTATATGTTAAAGATCCCTACAACAAAGGTCTTTATAACGGCCCTTACTTAATGACTGATATCCAATTAGGTGATCACGTCACATTTGCGCCAAATCCAACATTCTATGGCGAAGCTCCTAAAATTCAAAAGATCATTGTCAAATTGATCCCGAATACGGGAACAATGGAAGCGAACTTGCGCTCGGGCACGATTGATATGATTTCGACTCTGGGCCTAGCATTAGATCAAGCCCTTGCTTTCGAAAAGAAAGTTAAAGCTGAAAATCTTCCCTACAATGTCTTGTTCCAACCAAGTACGACGTATGAACACATCGACTTGAACTTGGACCACCCCGCTTTAGCCGATATTAAAGTACGTAAAGCTTTAAACTACTCCATCAATCGTCAAGAGCTAGTGCAGTCTTTATTTGAGGGCAAACAACCTCCAGCAATTCACAACATCACTCCGAAAGATCCTTGGTACACTGACGATCCTTCAAAAGTGGTTATCTATAACTACTCTCCGCGCGATGCCGAAAAGTTATTAGATGAAGCTGGCTGGAAACGTGGCTCCGATGGCATTCGTACTAAAAACGGAAAGCGTCTTTCATTTACATTAATGACGACAGCTGGAAACAAAACTCGCGAGTTAGTACAGGTTTATCTGCAAAATGGATGGAAACAGGTTGGCATCGAAGTGAATGCTAAGAATGAGCCTGCTCGTGTTTTCTTCGGTGAAACAACGAAAAAACGTCTATTTGACTCAATGGCATTATTTGCTTGGATTTCTTCACCTGAAAACAATCCAAAATCGACATTCTTATCTACGAATGTTCCATCTGCTAAAAATGGTTATTCTGGACAAAACCACATGAACTGGAAAAACAAAAAAGTAGATGAATTATTACTCGCTTTGGACGCTGAGTTTTCACACGAAAAACGCGTGCAGTTAATTCACGAAATTTTGAAATACTACACTGATGAAGTTCCTGTATTACCTTTGTACTACAGATCAGATGTGGCGGTAATACCAACTCAGTTGAAAAACTACCGTTTAACAGGACATCAGTTCCCAGAAACAAACCAAGTTGAAAAGTGGACTTTAGAGTAA
- a CDS encoding ABC transporter ATP-binding protein: protein MKPVVQVKELETTFFLKSGPFRAVNRISYEINKGETLGIVGESGCGKSVTSFSLMRLIERPGKVTHGQFFLNDQEILSLNESQMEGVRGGKMAMIFQEPMTALNPVLTIGYQMDEQIQKHLKYSKKDSRDRAIEMLQLVGIPSAKDRYHAYPHQLSGGMRQRAMIAMALSCNPQFLIADEPTTALDVTIQAQILELFQSLQEKMNMTVQFITHDLGVISEISDKIMVMYGGHTCETGATQDILNSPLHPYTGALIASRPKLGHRVSRLKTIEGSVPAPHELPKGCPFSNRCSRVKTECWTNKPVLTPIVNQPGRAVACFNPL from the coding sequence TTGAAACCAGTTGTTCAAGTTAAAGAACTCGAAACTACTTTTTTTCTAAAATCAGGGCCTTTTCGCGCAGTTAACCGAATTTCTTACGAAATCAATAAAGGTGAAACTTTAGGCATCGTTGGAGAGTCCGGCTGCGGAAAATCAGTTACCTCATTTTCTTTAATGAGATTAATTGAACGCCCAGGAAAAGTAACACATGGTCAATTTTTCTTAAATGATCAAGAAATACTCAGCTTAAATGAAAGTCAGATGGAAGGCGTTCGCGGCGGAAAAATGGCGATGATTTTCCAAGAGCCGATGACCGCTCTGAATCCCGTACTGACCATCGGTTATCAAATGGATGAGCAAATCCAAAAACACCTGAAATACTCAAAAAAAGACTCACGCGATCGCGCCATTGAGATGCTTCAGTTAGTGGGCATTCCTTCAGCAAAAGATCGCTATCATGCCTACCCTCACCAGTTATCCGGAGGGATGAGGCAAAGAGCTATGATCGCCATGGCTCTTTCTTGCAACCCTCAATTCTTGATTGCTGATGAGCCGACAACAGCACTCGATGTAACTATCCAAGCACAAATTCTAGAGTTGTTCCAAAGTCTACAAGAGAAAATGAACATGACCGTTCAGTTCATTACACATGACCTTGGAGTGATTTCAGAGATCTCAGATAAGATCATGGTAATGTACGGCGGGCACACATGCGAAACCGGCGCTACTCAAGACATTCTGAACAGCCCACTTCATCCCTACACAGGCGCTTTGATTGCATCACGTCCGAAGCTAGGTCATCGTGTCTCTCGTTTAAAAACTATCGAAGGCTCAGTGCCAGCACCGCACGAACTTCCTAAAGGATGTCCGTTCTCTAATAGATGTTCACGTGTAAAAACTGAATGCTGGACAAATAAACCCGTATTAACCCCAATCGTTAACCAACCAGGTCGCGCCGTGGCCTGCTTCAATCCATTATAA
- a CDS encoding ABC transporter ATP-binding protein: MSDFILEARGIKKYFPIKKGFFMREVGQVKAVEEINLSVRRGETLGLVGESGCGKSTLGRTLIRLYEPTAGSIKFDGSDFLNLKGGELRQKRRDIQMIFQDPYASLDSRMTVGQIIEQPFKIHGLLGPAEREIRVKQLLELVGLKASHVNRYPHEFSGGQRQRISIARAVALNPKLIICDEPVSALDVSIQAQVLNLLKDLQERLNLTYIFISHDLSVIEHVCDRIAVMYLGKIVEMASRDELFKNPQHPYTRALMSSIPSIGMGKKKMSKILTGEIPSPINPPSGCTFHPRCAYKVAKCSEVVPEFEAIAPEHFKACHVDLDKDLERNLKETL, encoded by the coding sequence ATGAGTGATTTTATTCTTGAAGCCCGAGGCATAAAAAAATACTTCCCCATTAAAAAGGGATTTTTTATGCGCGAAGTGGGACAGGTAAAAGCTGTTGAAGAGATTAACCTCTCGGTAAGACGCGGGGAAACACTGGGACTCGTTGGTGAATCTGGCTGCGGAAAATCAACGCTTGGCCGCACTCTGATCAGACTTTATGAGCCCACAGCGGGCTCTATAAAATTTGATGGAAGTGATTTTTTAAATCTTAAAGGTGGCGAATTACGCCAAAAACGTCGCGACATCCAAATGATCTTCCAAGATCCCTATGCTTCTTTAGACTCGCGTATGACTGTTGGACAAATCATCGAACAGCCTTTCAAAATTCATGGTTTATTGGGGCCAGCAGAGCGTGAAATACGCGTTAAACAACTCCTAGAGCTTGTGGGCCTAAAGGCATCCCATGTGAATCGCTATCCGCATGAGTTTTCAGGCGGACAACGTCAACGTATCTCTATTGCTCGCGCCGTAGCCTTGAATCCTAAACTGATTATTTGCGATGAGCCGGTCAGCGCCTTGGACGTTTCTATTCAAGCTCAGGTATTAAATCTATTAAAAGATCTACAAGAGCGTTTAAACTTAACTTACATCTTTATTTCCCATGATCTTTCTGTCATCGAACACGTTTGCGATCGCATTGCAGTTATGTATCTAGGAAAAATTGTTGAAATGGCCTCGCGCGATGAGCTTTTCAAAAACCCTCAACATCCTTACACTCGCGCCCTGATGTCTTCTATCCCAAGCATCGGAATGGGTAAGAAGAAAATGAGTAAAATTTTGACCGGAGAAATTCCTTCCCCGATCAATCCACCTTCAGGCTGCACCTTTCACCCACGCTGCGCCTATAAAGTGGCAAAATGTTCCGAAGTGGTTCCAGAGTTCGAGGCTATCGCGCCTGAACACTTCAAAGCATGTCATGTAGATTTAGACAAAGATTTAGAACGCAATTTAAAGGAGACTTTATGA
- a CDS encoding PulJ/GspJ family protein yields MMNQVRNQKGISIIEVLVAAGLTAVVSLGIATMIQNSMIEQKKTVLLATLRENKIRIENMLRDQQAWTYTLADSNNLAITPANQSTACLRDTTACAVIAGTAPQKLVVRDAANNEAFNLLNWAGTGSNGFTESGATCSTFTSSQTGNMGNDSCPISYRLVYMYTCPSGTTCVNPQVKIVGRLIYNPSNQGYLHRFRGLIDQGNLSRIDLEGPENDGRYDIVVKRTAVQTNRQFRLTMGFTPANSTPSCANAGAGACTAGWGYYPTGGDRGLWQNPSGDSSLYQLSSPATRFTFTANNGGPYSCIVNAQAFSTGSFGVQIYNVTNSTVIAEGTTTAGQWAMSNAIVEAKFIAVPGELYTIRQRCPSGPPSSTYGDTTVGQCSLGIAQSYSGRTDYVSLSCYKVDM; encoded by the coding sequence ATGATGAATCAAGTTCGTAATCAAAAAGGTATAAGTATTATCGAAGTTCTGGTCGCGGCAGGTCTAACGGCAGTGGTGTCGTTGGGTATTGCGACCATGATTCAGAACTCGATGATCGAGCAAAAGAAAACCGTTCTTCTAGCCACTCTTCGTGAAAATAAAATCCGGATCGAGAATATGCTAAGAGATCAGCAGGCATGGACCTACACCTTGGCTGATTCCAACAACTTAGCCATTACCCCTGCGAATCAGTCAACAGCGTGTTTGCGCGATACAACCGCCTGTGCTGTCATCGCAGGAACGGCTCCTCAAAAATTAGTTGTCAGAGATGCCGCTAACAATGAGGCGTTTAACTTATTAAATTGGGCTGGTACAGGTTCAAACGGCTTTACTGAAAGCGGAGCCACCTGTAGTACTTTTACGTCTTCACAAACTGGAAACATGGGGAATGACTCATGTCCGATCTCTTATAGATTAGTGTATATGTACACTTGTCCATCAGGGACAACGTGTGTGAACCCGCAAGTTAAAATTGTGGGTCGTTTAATTTACAATCCATCGAATCAAGGGTACTTGCATCGCTTCAGAGGCTTGATAGATCAAGGGAATCTGTCGCGAATTGACTTAGAAGGACCAGAAAATGATGGTCGTTATGATATCGTCGTAAAACGTACGGCTGTTCAAACCAATCGTCAGTTCCGTCTGACTATGGGGTTTACTCCAGCAAATTCAACTCCTAGTTGTGCAAATGCAGGAGCCGGAGCTTGTACAGCGGGGTGGGGATATTACCCAACTGGTGGAGACAGGGGGTTGTGGCAAAACCCAAGTGGAGATTCTTCTCTTTACCAGCTTTCATCTCCAGCAACAAGGTTTACATTCACAGCCAATAATGGAGGACCTTATAGTTGTATCGTAAATGCGCAGGCTTTCTCGACAGGAAGTTTTGGGGTGCAGATATATAATGTAACTAACAGTACAGTAATTGCTGAGGGTACAACTACTGCGGGGCAGTGGGCTATGTCCAATGCGATCGTAGAAGCTAAATTTATCGCGGTTCCGGGGGAGCTTTATACTATTCGTCAGCGTTGTCCATCGGGACCTCCGAGTTCTACTTATGGTGATACGACGGTTGGGCAATGCTCTTTAGGTATTGCACAGAGTTATAGCGGTCGGACGGATTACGTTTCGTTAAGCTGTTACAAAGTGGATATGTAA